In the genome of Metabacillus litoralis, the window TTCATTAACCCTCGTAGCTGCAGTTGCAAGCTTTTGGATTTTTGATATGTTATACGACGATAGAGCTGCAGCGCTCGTAGCAGTTGCAGTAACTTTACTATCATTTGATGAAGAAGTTGAACGAGCTCTGTAGTTTGAAGATAGACGCATGTCAAACGTTAGATTTCGGAATGAAAGCATTAAACTATTCATTTCACGATATCCATCTCTTTGCCATTCCATTGTTTGTTTCTTTTGGTTTAATTTATCTAAAGGCATTCTTTCTGCCTTCATTAAGTCTCCTACTAGGGAATCAATATCCATTCCACTAGCAAGACCACCAATTCTCATAGCCATTTTCATACCACCTTAAATCTTTTTATCCACAACAAGGCCTAAAAAATCTGTCATAGCAGCGTATATATCTAACAACCTTTTCGATGGAATTTCTTTTATAATTTCATTAGATAGATCATCAACAATTGTTACATAATATTCATTTAATTCTTCATGAAGTTCAAATTTCAAATGTGTATTAGAAGCTTTAACAAAATCATTCATGCTACTAACTTTTTTCTCCAAGTCCTCCTTAGATGGCATATACTCAGGTATTAGTAGCTCAGAGGGTTGACTTGAAGACTCACTCTTATTTTTTGTCAGTTCTGGGTTGTTATATAGAGTGGACTGCGAAATTACCTTTTCAACAGACATACGTTCACTCCTTAAATAACTTGATCTACTTTTAATATCGGTTATGTTCTAGAATTGTTTAGCTTTTTAAAAGGTAAGATAGATAATTGTCATAGTAAAAAGAGGATCTTTTCGATCCCCTTTAAATCACTTTAATAATTGCAATATATTTTCGGGCTGTTGATTTGCCTGAGCTAGTATAGATTGTGATGCTTGAGCTAGGATTGAATTCTTAGTTTGATTCATGATCTCTTTTGCCATATCAACATCTCGTATACGAGCCTCTGAAGCTGAAAGATTCTCTCCATAGTTACTTGTATTTTCAAGCGTATATTCAAGACGATTTTGATAAGAACCAAATTTTGTTCTTTCTGAAGAGACCTTCGCTATAGCCCTATCAAGTCTTGCAATTGAATCAAATCTGTCTGTACTCGAGAGGACATTGATATCGGCAATATCCAATGCCTGAGTTCGAACATCACAAAGTTCAATGGACATGCTATCTCCCTTATTAGCTCCAACTTGAATATTGACGTTTTGTTGTAAAACAGTTGTTTTCGCAGTAGTTGGACGTGTTCCCTTTAACGCTTTTCCTTCCCAGCCTATAGCTAAATAATCATTGCCATCAAAAACTATCCCTTGTAAGTATGGATTTCCCTGTAATTGTTCTCCATTCCAATTGATCCCGTCTTTAGAATTAAGTACCCAACCATTATTGCTAACAGCAACATATTCATCACCATTGTACACAATGTCATAGATGACATTAATACCACCTGGTGTATTCTGTTTATCCCAAGTAATTCCGTCAGAAGAGGTTAAAATTGTTCCACTTCCTCCTACAGCAGTATATTGATTATTTTCCCAAATGACTTGTTTTAATTGAGCAGTTGTTCCAGAGACTTGAGTACTCCAATTAACTCCATCCGTCGACCTTAGGATTGTACCGTTTTTCCCTACTACAACATATTCGTCTCCACTAGATGCTGCATCTAATAATTGCTCTGATGTTCCTGATACTAAACTTGTCCATGATGAATTAACTGTTGGGTCATTTGTCGTTGCCATTTGACCATTGTCTCCAACTGCCAAATATTTTCCGCCAACATAATCCACATCAAAAAAATGACCATTTATTCCTGGGATGCTTGAGCTATATCCTGTTCTATTAACTCCGTTAGTTGTCGAATAAATGGCACCACCTTCAGAGATAAGAAAGCGACTACCATCCCATTTGATACTGTTTAAATTAGAGTTTGTTACAGAACCAGATGGGACATACCAAGATTCACCATCATTTGAAGCTAAGGTATTTCCTTGATAGCCTACAGCTAGATAGAGACTGCCATTCCATGCAATGTCATAAAAATTTGTATCGGACCCTGTATCAATTTCTGTCCAACTTATTTTTTCTGATTGAACAATGGAAGTCATTGTTACTTTATTTGATCCATTTATTAATTTTTGAGTATTAAATTCAGTATTATTTGCAATGTCATCAATTTCTCTTAGGACCTGATTTATTTCTTTTTGAATGTGTACTCGGTCCTCATCAGTTAAAGTATCATTTGAAGACTGTATAGCTAGTTCTCTCATTCTTTGGAGAGGTGGGTCTAGTATATTTGATAGCGCACCTTCCGCAGTTTGAATAAGTGATATAGCATCTTGGATGTTGTTTTTCGCTTGGCTTAATCCCCTTATTTGAGCTCTTAACTTTTCAGAGATTGATAATCCCGCAGCATCATCACTTGCCCGATTAATTCTTAATCCAGATGATAGTTTTTCCATTGATTTTGACTGTTTTAATGATTTATCTTTTAATCTCTCAGATACCTGTAATGATAGAATATTGTGATTAATAATCATGACATTACTCCTTTAACTATATTACACTTCTTCTACTCATATACTCTGCTATATATATACAAACACAAGAAGTGGAATAGATTTGTATATTTGTTACATAAGGAAGAGCTATAAATTATAGTTTCTTCCTCATGTAAGGTTACCGTAATAATTGAAGAACATTTTGTGGCTGCTGATTAGCTTGTGCTAGCATTGTCTGTGCAACTTGAGAGAGAATAGAGCTCTTCGTTTGCTTCATCATTTCTTTTGCCATATCAACATCTCGAATTCGTGATTCAGCAGAGGTTAAGTTTTCATTTATGTTATTAGAAACCTCAAGTGCATATTCAAGACGGTTTTGAATCGCACCAAATCGACCTCTTTCAGATGAAACTGATAAGATTGCTTGATCAAATGCACTTATTGCACCACTCGCATCTTTTATCACATTAACATTTCCTATTTCTAATGTATCAGATTTCATATTAGTTAAGTTAAAAGAGAACGCACTTAAACTCCCAGCCCCGACTTGTATATTTATATGTTGTCCATTTGAAGGGGAATTTCCATTGTCACTGTTATGTGAAACCATTACATTACCTGAAGAATCCAACCATATTTCATTAAATCCCGACAAAGGGTCCTCAGTATAGTTATCAACATCTGCTACAACTGATGTTGCTGTTTTTATTTCCGCGGTAATCCCTTCTGCATCGCGTCCTCCAATAGCCCCGGTGTCTGTATTACTTAAATTCATTTTAGTATCAATAAAGTTAACACCGTTCGTTTTAAAATCTGTTATAAAGTCACTTAAACCATTTGTATATGCACCGTGTGAAATGTTTTTTAATGCAGTATCTAAATTAGAACTTGGATTGCTATTTAAATATGTCATTAACTCCTTAATACCCTCTGCTCCACCTGCAGTTTTAATTCGGTCATGGAGATATCGAACGGCAACATATCCTGCCGAGTAATGAATGCTCTGCATAGGTGATCGTGGGTCGTCCCATGAATCAATCGGATCATCTATAGCGTCAATGACATTCTGTTTACCGTTAATAGAGATATCCGCAGCTAATCGTTCATCTCCACCATGTATTAGCTCAGCTGCACCCTCTTTAAACCATTTTGGCATCGCAGCAAAGTTCATACTTCTAGCCATAATGGCATGTGTCATTTCATGTGCAATTATTCGATCATTATAAATTGGAGCAGAACCACCATTTGGCCATTCGGGTGGTAAGAAATCTTGTTTATCCATGTGCATTTCTATATTAATACCTTTACCTGTCAAGGGATCAACTTGATATTGCACCCAAGCTAGTGCATTTGGATCATTATAATCTTTCATAATAATTTTAATATCTACACCATCAGCTTGAAGACCAAAATAATCTTTCACCATTTTTTCACTTTGTTCGAGCATTGAACGTTTTAAAGTTTCCATCATTAATTCTTCATCAGTTTTAGAGGATGTTAATGAAGTGTCATTGTCAATATCTAACAATTTAATTCCATTAAAATTGGTTCTCCCTGCGATATTCGTTACTTCTTCTTTTATCTGTTCAATTTCTTCCTGTATGCTTGCCTTGTCTGCATCATTTAACGTGTCATTTGAGGCCTGGACAG includes:
- the flaG gene encoding flagellar protein FlaG, whose product is MSVEKVISQSTLYNNPELTKNKSESSSQPSELLIPEYMPSKEDLEKKVSSMNDFVKASNTHLKFELHEELNEYYVTIVDDLSNEIIKEIPSKRLLDIYAAMTDFLGLVVDKKI
- a CDS encoding flagellin N-terminal helical domain-containing protein encodes the protein MIINHNILSLQVSERLKDKSLKQSKSMEKLSSGLRINRASDDAAGLSISEKLRAQIRGLSQAKNNIQDAISLIQTAEGALSNILDPPLQRMRELAIQSSNDTLTDEDRVHIQKEINQVLREIDDIANNTEFNTQKLINGSNKVTMTSIVQSEKISWTEIDTGSDTNFYDIAWNGSLYLAVGYQGNTLASNDGESWYVPSGSVTNSNLNSIKWDGSRFLISEGGAIYSTTNGVNRTGYSSSIPGINGHFFDVDYVGGKYLAVGDNGQMATTNDPTVNSSWTSLVSGTSEQLLDAASSGDEYVVVGKNGTILRSTDGVNWSTQVSGTTAQLKQVIWENNQYTAVGGSGTILTSSDGITWDKQNTPGGINVIYDIVYNGDEYVAVSNNGWVLNSKDGINWNGEQLQGNPYLQGIVFDGNDYLAIGWEGKALKGTRPTTAKTTVLQQNVNIQVGANKGDSMSIELCDVRTQALDIADINVLSSTDRFDSIARLDRAIAKVSSERTKFGSYQNRLEYTLENTSNYGENLSASEARIRDVDMAKEIMNQTKNSILAQASQSILAQANQQPENILQLLK
- a CDS encoding flagellinolysin, with the protein product MKINHNISALHTYRQLSANNHKLSESMEKLSSGLRINKAGDDAAGLSISEKMRAQIRGLEQASRNIQDGISLIQTAEGGLNEIHELVQRGRELSVQASNDTLNDADKASIQEEIEQIKEEVTNIAGRTNFNGIKLLDIDNDTSLTSSKTDEELMMETLKRSMLEQSEKMVKDYFGLQADGVDIKIIMKDYNDPNALAWVQYQVDPLTGKGINIEMHMDKQDFLPPEWPNGGSAPIYNDRIIAHEMTHAIMARSMNFAAMPKWFKEGAAELIHGGDERLAADISINGKQNVIDAIDDPIDSWDDPRSPMQSIHYSAGYVAVRYLHDRIKTAGGAEGIKELMTYLNSNPSSNLDTALKNISHGAYTNGLSDFITDFKTNGVNFIDTKMNLSNTDTGAIGGRDAEGITAEIKTATSVVADVDNYTEDPLSGFNEIWLDSSGNVMVSHNSDNGNSPSNGQHINIQVGAGSLSAFSFNLTNMKSDTLEIGNVNVIKDASGAISAFDQAILSVSSERGRFGAIQNRLEYALEVSNNINENLTSAESRIRDVDMAKEMMKQTKSSILSQVAQTMLAQANQQPQNVLQLLR